From Lagopus muta isolate bLagMut1 chromosome 15, bLagMut1 primary, whole genome shotgun sequence, the proteins below share one genomic window:
- the TEDC2 gene encoding tubulin epsilon and delta complex protein 2, translated as MLPAGCGGRLEAALQAALRGGAELRRELERSAERGRDLLRRERRGDERPKAEAGAGGGRESAPSSRELEELELLNAALEKALRVRRSASGTPAASRGAAGAKTAGGESGEDTGELKEPAAIGDGPAAACPSREVRAGSQQPAAAKKPPSYRLRAPYRTDPDVRRAQRKAPAGRVSRAPAGAGKSSSKVVAPKQGARRGPAVRASAASQRTAGFPSSAPSQQHCGPAGEGSSASVCGQQLSDGKRCCAALGLPGRAEERTAGAGSASPQAAVLQEQGCQLELPLPYRKAHTRNSRAWEKCRLCHTSADAAAARTRFMERTQSTFCSPMSTLSPAEIEEELKALQDVPSRLSLYVEAESADHPTLQREYESLLTLEGLQSAVSQFLHQLQLLRAAVESQRRLHPDCTGDQGGCCAAHAAGARVCGSAGTLAVPLLCYSRLQELRDLFALKLQVSMLHQEIALQKLTMTELLPVLDTRPCPGATAAQLYRAMYTQLCEGGGRFPVLVQDELAD; from the exons ATGCTGCCCGCGGGATGCGGCGGGCG GTTGGAGGCGGCGCTGCAGGCGGCGCTACGCGGAGGCGCGGAACTGCGGAGGGAGTTGGAGCGGAGTGCGGAGCGAGGCCGGGATCTGCTGCGGCG GGAGCGGCGAGGAGATGAGCGGCCGAAAGCGGAGGCGGGAGCCGGCGGTGGACGCG AGAGCGCGCCTTCATCCcgggagctggaggagctggagctgctgaacGCCGCCCTGGAGAAAGCGCTGAGAGTCAGAAGAAGCGCCTCCGGAACGCCCGCAGCGTCGCGGGGAGCTGCGGGAGCAAAAACTGCTGGCGGGGAGTCTGGTGAAGATACGGGAGAGCTGAAGGAGCCTGCGGCCATCGGAGACGGCCCTGCGGCTGCCTGCCCCAGCCGCGAGGTGAGAGCTGGAAGCCAGCAGCCCGCCGCTGCCAAGAAACCTCCTTCGTACCGGCTGCGAGCCCCGTACAGGACTGACCCAGATGTGAGAAGAGCCCAAAGGAAAGCCCCGGCAGGACGTGTCAGCAGGGCTCCTGCAGGGGCTGGGAAGAGCTCTTCCAAAGTTGTGGCTCCCAAACAAGGAGCCAGGCGTGGGCCAGCGGTCCGTGCATCCGCTGCATCCCAGAGGACAGCTggcttccccagctctgcccccagcCAACAGCACTGCGGCcctgctggggaagggagcTCAGCGTCTGTATgtgggcagcagctcagtgatGGGAagaggtgctgtgctgctctcgGGCTGCCCGGCAGAGCAGAGGAGCGCACAGCTGGTGCAGGGAGTGCATCGCCACAGGCAGccgtgctgcaggagcaggg ATGCCAGCTGGAGCTGCCCCTGCCCTACAGGAAAGCCCACACCAGGAACTCCCG GGCATGGGAGAAGTGCCGTCTCTGCCACACGAGTGCCGATGCAGCGGCTGCGAGGACGCGTTTCATGGAGAGGACCCAGAGCACT TTTTGTTCACCAATGTCGACACTCAGCCCTGCGGAGATAGAGGAGGAATTAAAAGCCCTCCAGGATGTCCCCTCCCGTCTGAGCCTGTATGTGGAAGCTGAGTCTGCAG ACCATCCCACTCTTCAAAGAGAGTATGAAAGCCTTCTGACCTTGGAAGGTCTGCAAAGCGCCGTCTCCCAGTTCTTgcatcagctgcagcttctACGAGCAg CTGTGGAGTCCCAAAGGAGGCTGCACCCAGACTGCACTGGAGACCAAGGAGGCTGCTGTGCAGCCCATGCTGCTGGGGCTCGGGTGTGTGGCAGCGCTGGCACGCTGGCTGTGCCTCTCCTGTGCTACTCCAGGCTCCAGGAACTGAGGGATCTGTTTGCTTTGAAGCTGCAAGTGTCTATGCTGCACCAGGAGATTGCCTTACAAAAG CTCACCATGACAGAACTGCTGCCTGTCCTGGACACCAGGCCCTGCCCGGGGgccactgcagctcagctgtaCCGGGCGATGTACACACAGCTCTGCGAGGGAGGCGGGCGCTTCCCTGTGCTGGTGCAAGATGAGCTGGCAGACTGA